In Candidatus Poribacteria bacterium, the genomic window TTCTCATGTCCCAACTGCTTCACAACTTTAATCATCCCAATATTACTGGATTTGTGTAGTACCTCCTCTAAGGTCAGCCATCCTTTTGCTGAAACATCTCGGATAATTCTACCGTTCGAGAGTCGATAGCGTCCATTTTCACAAAAAACTGTCGACTCAGATGTCATGATCCTTTCATTGAGGACAGCAGAGGAAGCGATAATTTTAAAAATCGATCCGGGTTCATACGCGAACCAGACCCCGATATTCCGTTTAGCCTCCTCATTGGCACGTGCGTAGGTATTCAGATCGTAAGATGGGTAGCTCGCAAGTGCCAATACTTCTGCCGTCTTTGATGCCAAGACGATGACTGTCCCGCGTGGTGCGTTCCACTGCTGACAAGCTGCAGCTAACTCCTTTTCAGCGACATATTGAACGTACTCGTCAAGTGTTAAAACGACACTGTATCCGTAATCACTCGTGGAATTGCCATCAGTTAATAAGTTTATCGGTTCATTGCGAGCCAAAGCTGCGCGATGGGCGGCTTGCCGTGCCTGCGCATTTAGCAGATAATTGTTGTATTGGTATTCAATACCTTCACCCATATTCTGGTCGTTCATATGACCAATGACCTGAGCGGCGAGAGCGTCTTTAGGATAGGATCGCTTCTGTTCAACTTCATATTTTATACCGCGAATATCCTTCTCAATCGCGCGAATCTCATCAAGCCGTCCGTAATCAAGGCCCTTCTTTAGCCAGACAAACCGCTTATCCTTTCGACGGAGTTGGGAAAGCAGTTCTGCCTCGGGCACCCCTAAAACTGGCACCAACTTTTGTGCAGCTGTGAGTGGATCCATCTTCATATATTTTGGATCGGCATAGACAGACAAACTATGGCGACTGAGTGCTAAAACGTTTCCGTGTCTATCCAGAATCTTTCCACGTTTTATCTCTGCTGTACGGGGAGAAAGCCAGTCTTGTTCATTCGATTCCCGCTGTAAATCACCACCAGAGATCTGAATCTTGAATAGTTTGCCAACTAACAACAGAAACCCGACCTGCATCAAAATAAATGTAAAAACAAGACGACGTATAGATAAATGCGAGTTATTTTTGTTATTTATCATACATTAAACCAAGATAGTTTCGGGTCCTTTCAGGAAAGGGAGAAATCGAAATTACTTGTCCCAAATGATCTGTGGGGTTTCGGTAGGTTCAACCATTCCGAGTTCAGTAGCAATCTTCCTGATTCTCTGAACAGAGGTTAACGTCGATTCTTCTAATTCAAGCTGATAAATTTCATCCTGAATTCGATGTTTCTGTCTCTCATAGACAGGTTGGCGTTGTAAAGCAACTTTTTTAGCATAAGATGAAAACCAGATACTTCCGGCAAAAGTGCAGAAGGACAATACCAAGAGGGTATAGACCAACGGAAATCCTTTTTTTCTTTGAGTTTCTTCAGGTTTCGTGATGCGCGCTGAATGTTGATCTGATATCTGCATCTATTTCGCTTTCAATCCAAATTATGGATAGGAATGTTGAGTTCCGTCGCTTACCTCACGTTACAATTCCTTTGCGCTTACGCCTAATATATGGTTACAGGGTGACAACTGCCTATCTATTTAACGTTGAATTTCATATTTAAGGTACATTTTTTTACTTCTACCAATTAGTACCGCTTTTGTTGACAATCTCAGATTACAACTTACGCGCCGCACGCAATTTAGCACTTCTCGCTCGTGGATTATGCTGCACTGCAGACACATCTGGAACAACAGGACGTTTTGTCAAAATCTGCAGAGACGGTTCATGGTTACAAATACAGACTGGGATTTTGGGTGGACAGATACATGTCGTCGCGCATGTTTGAAATCGCCGTTTGACTATCCTATCCTCAAGCGAATGAAAGGCAATAACACAGAGATGTCCGCCGGGTTTCAAAAGCGATATGGCAACATCTAAACCGGCTTCAAGATTTTCCAATTCCTTATTAACATGAATCCGCAGTGCTTGAAATACGCGGGTGGCAGGATGGATCTTGGATGTCTTTTGCGGAACCGCCGCCTTGACAATCTCGGCAAAATGCGTTGTTGTCGTTATAGGCATCTGCTGCCTCGCCGTAACAATGCGGGTAGCAATCCGTTTCGCGAACCTTTCTTCACCATATCGCTTAAAAATATCAACCAAAGTGTCCACTGGACTATCGTTGACTACCTGCATCGCTGTAGGAATAACTTCTTGATTATCATCCAACTTGCGTCCAATTCCCATACGCATATCCAATGGCCCGGTATGGTTAAAACTAAATCCTCGGTCTGGTGTATCAAGTTGTAGCGATGACACCCCTAAATCAAGCAGGATACCATCTACAGCACAAATTGAGTACGCCTCAAGCAGAACAGGCATTTCTGCGAAATTGCCGTTAATGAGACAGTACCGGTCACCGAAGGCGCGTAACCTCTCCTTTGCAATAACAAGGGCTTCAGAATCCAAATCAATGCCAATGACGCGTCCATTTGGTGCAGAGGCGTTCAAGATAGCGGAACTATGTCCACCCAATCCGGCAGTGCCATCTACATAAATACCCGCCGATTTCGGTTTGAGAAATTCAAGCACCTTGTCACATAAAACAGGTATGTGCTGTCTATCCATAATCCCCGTCTCAATACAATCGTTATCTTATAACTGTATGTAGCAAGAAACATGCCAATTTATTTTGCCATTTGCCGTGAGATTAGGCATCTATTCGATTTTGATAGATGGCTGACACAAGTTCCATTGTTTTGACTGCATCGGCGAAACAGGTGTCGGGCTGTTGGTCTTGCAGGATAGCATCCACAAAATGCCGACTCTCTCCATAAAACCCGTAAACTCTATGTGTTGCGTCAGACCCAGCTGCTTCTTCAGGTGTGATCTCGGTTATGCCTTCAGGTGTATGAAGGACCGCGCTCCCACCGGCATCAGGATTGATATAGGCAGAAATTTCCCGGGCGTGCATCTCAAATATATGAATGCGTGCCCCAACTGCCCAATTGGTGCAAAGATAACCAGAGGCACCACTCGTAAATTTAACAATCGCGTTGAAGCTGTTTTCGCGCTCGGAATAGAAGCTGTTAATGTCGCTTGCGACAGCTTTCACCTCGCCGCCACCGATCCATCGCAGGGCATCAACAGCATGAATTGCATCACAGGTCAAAACGTCTATGACGCCATCGTAATAGAGTGCCCCTGGGGTGTTCTTATGAAAAGTCGACATGCCTTGGATAATCGGACCGCGTTCCTCAACTATCGTTTTGACCCGTTGCAACAGTGGAATAAAACGGCGATTGAAGCCTACCATCGTTTTGCATCCGTTCTTTTCCGCAGCGCGTGCCATCTCCTTCGTCTGATGGAGTGTAACACCGGGCGGTTTTTCTATAAAGACGTGGTGCTGCTGTGACAGACAATGAATAACAAGCGGAAACAAGTGCTGAGGAGGCATGAGGACATAAACTGCATCGGGACTCGTCTTTTCAAGCATCTGCTTATAGTCTGTAAATGTCTGTTCAATCTCAAAGCGTTCTGCTGTCGCCTGAAGTTTTGATGGGATTAGATCGCACAACCCAACGAGATTCACATCCTCACATTCCGTGAGAGATGGGTAGTGAACGCCATTTGCCATTCCACCTGCGCCGATTAGGGCGATGTTAATTGTTTTCATGTGGGGTCCTCCTAATAAAGGGCATTTCGTTTTCGTGGTTTCGGTTGATTTTCATAGAAAGTCGCGAGCCAGAGCTCGCGCCTACAGAAGATAGGTGTTCCTAGTTGTCAATTGTCGTTTGAAGAGGTTATGAGTTAAACAAAGCCTTTTTTATCCGTTAACCGACTACCAGTATTCCATTTTACACTTTTTTGCCGAAAAAACACAATCTTTTGTAATTTTAATTTGACAAAAAGCGTTTATATAGTGTAGAATTGATAGTATACATGGGTTGAAACGCTGTATTTTCGCGATAACACTTAAAATTTACGTAGGCAGGCGATAAATCGCTATCACTACAAATACAAACCTCTTGTAAATATAAGTGCTTTTCCAAAGAGTCGCAGTTTGTAGTCGTGCAATTCGCTGTGTCTTGCGTAAGTCCTTAAGGAATAAGGATCTAAAGAGGTCATCTTATTCAAGTTTCGGTGGAGTAGGTCATTGATCTTTAGAGAGTACCGACTCTATTCACCAGAGGATCACTGAGTCCTCAAAAAATGAGGGATGCGGACCAACGCCTTGAGAGTACCGACTCTACCTCAGCTAGTTAAGAGAAGAAAGAGGGGGAAACAATCATCCCCCTCTTATACCCTATACTCCGCGCGTGTTTTGACACATTTCAGAAATCAAAAGTGCTGCGTATAGATTACATTTTTCAATCTGACTCAAGTTTTGGTGGAGTAGGTCATTGATCTTTAGAGAGTACCGACTCTATTCACCAGAGGATCACTGAGTCCTCAAAAAATTAAGGGTGCATTTATAATGCTTTGAGAGTACCGACTCTACCTCCACTATTTGTTAGGTGGAACAAATTCACATAAAAAAATGCCAACATGGTGTATCTATATAGATGAATCAGGAGTCAATGAAGATAATCCTGAATTCATTTATGTTGCTATTTGCGTGCCTTTTAATAGCCAACAGGAATTCTTAAAGTCTTATCCTCAGATTGTTAATCCTTTGGTGCCTACTTCTGGTAGAGAAATAAAATATGGACCTCTTTTGAATGAGTTCGATAGAAATTATCGAGAAGAAACTGAGGAGATATGTCGGGCACTATTGGCGAGTTTTTTTAAGATAGAAGATGCTGGGATTATTCGGGTAAAAGCGATAAGAAAAAAGATGCGACGTAAGGGTGGTGACCTCCGCCTAGCTCTATTTAGAAAAACGCTTGAGCTCTGTGCGGACCCCTTACCATCTAACCACCGTGCTATGATTTTGCACGACGAATTAGACAGTCGTGGTCAACAGGGCGAACTATTAGATGCGTTCAATCGCTTAAATAAAAGTCCAAGTTTTCAAAACTGTGTTTTTGTCCATTCTAATGAAAATCCATTCATACAGTTTGCTGATTTCGTTGCTTCTATCTGCTACAGATATTATTACTTTCAGAGGACAGAGGAGTATAAACGAAAAGAATATAAGTATAAAAAGTTATGTCAATCATTAGTAAATACGCTATTTAACGAAATAGATAAACGCTATCCTCCTATTGTTGAACTCTCCGACCATACGGTTGTTAAAGGCAAACCGAGAAGAGAGCAAGCATTACAACTTGCTAAAGAATTCGACATCGATCCTGCTACGGCTTACAATATAGTAGATGAGAACATTACTCTCACTGAAGTATTGCGGCGAAAACAAGCTCTAATTTCCACAACTCACAGACAAAACCAAGATTAAGAGCAAAATGCTGTCATGATTACGCATTATTATACCCGCTTGATAATGCTTTCTACTGCCTACATCAACCTGTCCACATAACTCACCGCCGTCAAATGAATACTGATCCTATCAAATTAGAACTTTACAAAAACATGCTCACCTCCGTTGCGGAGGAGATGGGTGTAACGCTCCGACGCACCGCATTTTCCCCTAACATCAAAGAACGACTCGATTTTTCATGTGCCGTGTTTGACGACACCGGTAAAATGGTGGCGCAAGCCGCACACATTCCGGTGCATCTTGGCTCTATGCCGCTGTCAGTCCTCGCTGCGATTGCACACACTGAGATGGTGCCCGGTGACATGATAGCTCTCAACGACCCGTATCGTGGCGGCACGCATTTGCCGGACATTACACTGGTCGCGCCTGTCTTTAGCTCCTTCTTGCGGAGCGGGTCAGATGAGAAAGAAAAGCAGGGAAAGCACCGCCCGGTATTTTTCGTCGCGAACCGGGCACATCATGCAGATGTTGGCGGCATGCGTCCTGGTTCAATGCCGATTGCAACGAGTGTCATTCAGGAAGGTATCCGTATTCCACCGGTCAAACTCGTTCGCGGCGGTACGTTGGACACTGATCTCTGGGAACTCATCCTCGCTAACGTACGAACCCCGGAGGAACGTCGTGGCGACATAGAGGCACAACTCGCTGCCAATCGCGTCGGCGAACGCCGTTTACAAGAGATGGTCGCTAAATATGGGACGACAGAGATTGCGGTCTATATGAAAGAATTGCGTGGATATGCAAGTCGAATGGTGCGTGCGCGTTTACGGGAAATTCCCGATGGACGCTACGCATACGCCGATGTGCTTGATAACGACGGCATCACTGATGAACCGATTGAAATCCGCGTTGCTATTGAAATTAAGGGGGATACGGCGGTCGTTGACTTTACGGGTACTGCTCCGCAAGCCCGCGGTTCTGTCAACGCGATTTATGCCATCACCCTCTCGGCGGTCTTTTACGTTTTCCGATGCATTGCTGGTGCGGATGTACCCGCGAATGCGGGGTGTTTAGAGCCGATTCAGGTCATTGCGCCAGAAGGTAGCGTTGTGAACGCCAAGTTCCCAGCAGCGGTTGCGGGTGGAAACGTCGAAACATCGCAGCGTATTGTTGATGTTCTTCTCGGTGCCTTAGCACAAGCCTGTCCGGACCAGATTCCTGCTGCGAGTTCTGGCACTATGAACAACCTCACAATAGGCGGTTATGATGCTTCACGCGGAAAGGAATTTACTTATTACGAAACGATTGCGGGTGGGATGGGTGCTCGTCCGAATTCGGATGGGATTGATGCTATCCATACGCACATGACGAATACGATGAATACCCCGATAGAGGCAATTGAGACGAACTATCCGATGCAAGTGGTGGAATATGGGATCCGACGAGGCACAGGGGGTGTGGGTCAATTCCGCGGTGGTGACGGCGTTGTTCGAGCAGTACAGATGCTCACAGACGCTGAGGTTACAATCCTTTCAGAGCGACGGACGCGAGGTCCTTATGGTTTGCAAGACGGGGAACCGGGACAACCGGGACGTAACGTGCTTATCTCTGATGGAGAGGCACAACCGTTGGCGGGTAAGGTGTCTATTTCTACAAGCAACGGCGACATCATTCGGATAGAGACCCCCGGTGGGGGCGGTTTTTTTATCGTTAAAAAAGCTTGAGTTGAGAATAAGCCGGATTCTGTATGCGATGATCATTCATCTGGGATGGATGTTACCATCCACCTCAAGCGGTTACCTGGGGAAAAGGCGAGCACACCTTATATTCCGCCATTTACCTTGCTCCAGATGGGGTTTACCAAGCTCCATAAGTCACCTTATGGACTGGTGCGCTTTTACCGCACCGTTTCACCTGTACAACGCTTTGAGGCGTTGTAGTCTACTCTCTGTTGCACTTTCCATAGCGTTGCCGCTCCTGGGGGTTACCCAGCATCCTGCCCTGCGGAGTCCGGACTTTCCTCATCCCGATTGTAAGCTACATTCGGGACGCGATCATCTACTCAACTCAAGCCTTTCTATTATACTGTATCTGACAGCTTAGAGGCAAGGAAAACGTTGACAACCCAAAGTTATCCGGCAGGATTCTTAACTGCGCTTATAAAGAAAAGAGGCGCGGTATTTAACCGCGCCTCCAACTGTTGAAAAAAGAAATTAGGAGCAACCACTCGTCGCACCGCAATTGGCACAGCGGTAGCAGACCCCGCTTCTCGCCATAAGTGCGCCGCACTCGGGGCATGGGGGTGCATCTGCATGTTGGAGGACAATCTGTTTCTCACGCTCCAGCCAAGTATCCGTTTCACCGTTGCTGCCATGTCCGAAGGGATGAAGTTCTTCAGGCGGTACCATCTGTTCGTCAAAGTCCGGAATTTCCGGACTCTCTTGGGGTTCCCCAGAGAGGAACTTGGTACCAAGCCAACGGAAGACATAGTCCATAATGGATTTCGCCATTGGGATCTCAGAATTAGACGTGAAACCAGAGGGTTCAAACCGGACATGGCTGAATTTATTGACAAGCGATTCTAAGGGAACGCCGTACTGTAAAGCAACAGAGGTGAGGATTGCAACGGAGTCCATCAATCCAGAAATGACGGAGCCTTCCTTATTCATGCGGAGGAAGACTTCACCGGGGCTCCCATCTTCATAAAGCCCGACGTGTATGTAGCCTTCATGCCCCCCAATACTGAATTTGTGTGCGATGGCGCGTCGCTCATCTGGCAAACGTCGTCTGACAGGGTGGGCAGCGGGTTGTTCGGCATCCGATAGGGTCACATCTGTTCCCTCACTTTCCGAATCCTGTTGGCTTCGGGTCGAGAGGGGTTGGCTCCCTTTGCTACCGTCGCGATACACAGCGAGACATTTCACACCGCGTCGCCACGCTTCCACATATAGCGTTTTGATGTCATCTACTGTTGCATCATTTGGGACATTAACAGTCTTAGAAATAGCACCAGAAATAAAGGGTTGGACAGCCGCCATCATTTTCAAGGGTCCCATGTGGTTTATATAACGGGTTCCGTGCTTACCACATTGGACGGCACAATCAAAAACAGGATAGTGCGTTGGCGAGAGGTGCGGTGCGCCCTCAACCGTCCCCGTGCCGCAGACGACCTCTTCTGCGGTAACAATCTCATCTTCGGTAAATCCGAGCGTAGAAAGCAGGTTAAAGCTTGGGTCTGCCGCCATTTCCTCGGTTATACCTAAGCGTCGCAGGCACTCTTCCCCGAGGAAACCGGGAGCAAAGGCGAGATTCAAGTCAAACGCGCTCGGTAACGTCTCTGCGACGCGAGCGATATCCTCTTGGGTAAAGCCTCTCTGTTTCAGCGTCTCTGGATTGATATGAGGCGTTCCATCAAAGGTCCCCGTTCCGACGAGATAGGTAATGATCGCCTCAGTCTGTTGTAGCGTATACCCGAGGTTATGTAAGGCATCGCGGACGCTCTGATTAACAATTTTCATGTATCCGCCGCCTGCGAGTTTCTTGAATTTGACGAGAGCGAATTCCGGTTCAATCCCGGTTGTGTCACAATCCATCAGGAAAGAGATCGTGCCTGTAGGCGCGATAACACTAATTTGGGAGTTCCGATAACCCCACTGCTCACCCTTTTCAAGACAAATATCCCAATCTGTTTGCGCTGCGTCCAGAAGCTTTGGTGGACACGCAGCGGAATCAATGCTGTAAGCAGCATCGCGATGGAGCTGCATAACGTTCAACATCGAATCCCGATTTTCGGGATAGCCATCAAAAGTTCCAACGCTTTTAGCGATCTCTGCACTTGTCCGGTAGCCGTGTCCACTCAGCATAGCAGTAATAGAACCAGCATAAGCACAAGCCTGTGCGCTATCGTAAGGAATCCCTAAGCGCATCAAAAGGGCGCCTAAATTAGCGTAACCGAGTCCGAGAGGACGATACTCATGAGAACGTTGTGCTATCCGTGAGGTCGGATACGCAGAGAAACCGACTATAATTTCCATAGCAGTGATGAACACACGCACCGCAGCGCGGAAACCGTCAATGTCAAAGCTGTCATCATCTCCCAAGAATTTAGCGAGGTTAATGCTGGCGAGGTTGCAAGCAGAATCGTCTAAGAAGAGGTATTCACTACATGGATTACTTGCGTTAATCCTATCTGTATTTTTACAAGTATGCCATTTCTGAATCGTGCTATCAAATTGAACGCCTGGGTCGGCACATGCCCATGCCGCATAAGCAATTTTTTCCATGAGGGTTCTGGCATCATACTCCTCGGCGACTTCCTGGGTTGTGCGATAGGTAGTTTTCCACGAATCTCCTTGGAGATAAGCACTCATGAAGTCATCAGGGATCCTCACAGAGTTATTGCTATTCTGTCCACTGACTGTGCTATACGCTTCACCGTTGAAGTCAGCGGGATATCCAGCAGCGATGAGTGCCTTTGCTTTATCTTCCTCCCGGAGTTTCCAGTCAATGTAGTCAACAATTTCGGGATGGTCCATGTCAAGGATGACCATTTTGGCCGCGCGTCGGGTAGTGCCACCGGACTTAATGCTGCCTGCCCAACGATCAAAACCTTCAAGGAAGGAGAGGACTCCAGAACTCTCACCACCACCGGAAAGGAGTTCCCCCTTAGCACGTACTTGACTAAAATTAGACCCTGTACCGCTGCCATATTTAAAGAGTCGGACTTCGGATCTCTGGAGCTCCAACATGGAGTCCAGAGAATCATCAACGCTTTGGATAAAACAAGCGGAATTTTGTGGGTGCTCATACGCATTGGTAGTGACCTCGACTTTCTTCGCGTCGCGGTCCCAATAGTAATTTCCGCCGCCGCCTTCAATATTATATTCGTGCCATAAACCGCAATTAAACCAGACAGGCGAGTTGAAAGCACCCCGTTGTGTAACGAGGATATGTGTCAGTTCCATCTCAAAGGTCTGTGCATCCTCAGGGGTGGCAAAATAGCCCCCAAGTTCTTCACCTGCGCGGCGAAGGGTACGTGCGACACGGGTAACGAGTTGACGGACGCTATCTTCAGCTTCTGTCCCGGGGACCCCAGCTTTTCGGAAGTATTTTGACGCGGCGATGTCTGTCGCGAGTTGGGTCCAGCTTGCGGGTACTTCGACCTGCTCCTGTTTAAAGATAACATCACCCTTTTCATTGTAAATGACCGCGTCGCGGCGTTCCCACTCTAACACATCGTAGGGATGAACGCCAGGGGTCGTAAAATGGGGTGTGAAAGTGAGTCCCATCCGATCACCCTCGTTAGAATGCTTCGGAGAAGTTGTCGCCTCTTCAACTCCCTTGGGATTATCGACAGTCATATTCACCTCTCTTTACGGTTATCAGTTTCTAAAGCGAGAACCCGGATAACCATTGTATGATGCGCGCCATAAAGCACGCCTATTATAAAAATCTTCGGTTATAATTATTCTTTTTCAATAATAATTCTGTGATACCGTTTCTTCCCAGCACGGAGAAGCAAAGCATTCTCCTCAAGCAGACCCGTATGGATCACTGTACCTATTGCATCACATTTTTCTTCGTTGATGTATGCGCCGCCTTGCTGAACAAGTCGTCGTGCTTCGCTGCGGGAATTTGCTAACCCGACTTCATGAAACAACTCCATGATGGGAATGCCCTTCTCAAGTCGCTCGGAAGCGATAGCCGAAGTCGGCATTGCGATGTCATCAAGATTGCCACCACTAAATGCGGCACGTGCCGCTGCTTGTGCTTTGTCCGCCGCTGCTTTTCCATGGGCAAGTTGTGTGGTTTCGTAAGCCAGGACTTCTTTTGCCTCCCGAATCGCCTCATCCTTCAAACTCCCAAGTCTTTGGACTTCGTCCATGGGAAGAAAGGTGAAATAAGCGAGGAATCGAGAGACATCTCGGTCGTCGGTGTTAATCCAGTATTGATAAAACTCGTAAGGTGATGTCCGTTCAGCATCGAGCCAGACTGCACCGCCTGCGGTTTTTCCCATTTTTGCGCCGCTTGCCGTAGTCAACAATGGAAAAGTGAGTCCATGTACGCGCGCACCCTCAATCCGGCGGACGAGATCGACACCGGCAAGGATATTACCCCACTGGTCGTCTCCGCCGAACTGGAGGCGGCATCCATACTCCCGAAAAAGACACAAATAATCGTACGCTTGGAGGAGTTGATAGTTAAATTCAAGGAACGAGAGTCCGAGTTCGCGCTCAAGCCGTTGTCGATACCCTTCCGCTCGAATCATCTCATTGACTCGGAAGTGTTTACCGATGTCACGTAGAAATTCGATGTAATTTATAGAAAGCAACCAATCAGCGTTGTTGAGAAATCTCCCTACTTCCGAGACATCCTGTGAATCATCAACATCTGCTATGCCGTTATCAAGATTTAGGTAACGCTGGAGCTGCGTGAGAATACTTTTTCCATTTGCTGCGATATTTTCCTGTGACAGCATCGGACGCATCTCGGTTTTGTCGGTTGGATCACCAATCATGGTTGTGCCGCCACCGATGATTGCGATCGGTTTATGTCCGGCGCGTTGCAGATGTGCCATCGCCATTATGGGAACAAGACTCCCGACATGCAGGCTGGATGCTGTTGGGTCAAAACCGACATAGTAGGTAACCTGTCCTTCGGATAGAAGCTGGGCAACCTGTTCTGCATTCGTAGTCTGTTTAACAAAACCCCGCTCATTTAGGGTTTCAAAAACGTTGTGCATTTTTTATCCTATTTCAGTCTTAATTTATATTTTTTTTAAATAGTATATAAGATTTTTATGTCCTTGCCAAATAATTTTTTAAGATTTTAGACGTTTTTCAAACTTTTGAGATTAACTGGCGACGAGTTCGACCCGTCTATAAATATCCTGTAAACGGAGTTCGCAGCCTATAGAGAAAAGCGAGAGGACATCCTCAAGTTCCCGAAACTCGGTTTGCATCCACCCCGACTCTTGACGACAATAATGTTCAACGCGAACCTCATCTTGCGAAATGAGAATGTAATCTTTTAGAGAACCAATTTGCCGATAATGCTCAAATTTCTCACCTCTA contains:
- a CDS encoding penicillin-binding protein 2 is translated as MLVGKLFKIQISGGDLQRESNEQDWLSPRTAEIKRGKILDRHGNVLALSRHSLSVYADPKYMKMDPLTAAQKLVPVLGVPEAELLSQLRRKDKRFVWLKKGLDYGRLDEIRAIEKDIRGIKYEVEQKRSYPKDALAAQVIGHMNDQNMGEGIEYQYNNYLLNAQARQAAHRAALARNEPINLLTDGNSTSDYGYSVVLTLDEYVQYVAEKELAAACQQWNAPRGTVIVLASKTAEVLALASYPSYDLNTYARANEEAKRNIGVWFAYEPGSIFKIIASSAVLNERIMTSESTVFCENGRYRLSNGRIIRDVSAKGWLTLEEVLHKSSNIGMIKVVKQLGHENFATYIESYGFGKTTGVDLPYEHSGSLFAVKRWDTHSLGAVPFGQGIMVTPLQMVSALNVIANDGKLLRPYITREIRDNSGKVFKKMYPIEVRQVLRPEIARQMADILVGVVEGGSGRRARVEGYRVAGKTGTAQKAEPNGKGYLGKEIMSFMGFLPAENPVISVIVMLDEPKGARFSGQIAGPLFQKVATQTIQYLKQTEFFGTAIQKTSQYAPAITEKVSKQHLTVEGGGL
- a CDS encoding cell division protein FtsL — its product is MQISDQHSARITKPEETQRKKGFPLVYTLLVLSFCTFAGSIWFSSYAKKVALQRQPVYERQKHRIQDEIYQLELEESTLTSVQRIRKIATELGMVEPTETPQIIWDK
- the rsmH gene encoding 16S rRNA (cytosine(1402)-N(4))-methyltransferase RsmH yields the protein MDRQHIPVLCDKVLEFLKPKSAGIYVDGTAGLGGHSSAILNASAPNGRVIGIDLDSEALVIAKERLRAFGDRYCLINGNFAEMPVLLEAYSICAVDGILLDLGVSSLQLDTPDRGFSFNHTGPLDMRMGIGRKLDDNQEVIPTAMQVVNDSPVDTLVDIFKRYGEERFAKRIATRIVTARQQMPITTTTHFAEIVKAAVPQKTSKIHPATRVFQALRIHVNKELENLEAGLDVAISLLKPGGHLCVIAFHSLEDRIVKRRFQTCATTCICPPKIPVCICNHEPSLQILTKRPVVPDVSAVQHNPRARSAKLRAARKL
- a CDS encoding Gfo/Idh/MocA family oxidoreductase — encoded protein: MKTINIALIGAGGMANGVHYPSLTECEDVNLVGLCDLIPSKLQATAERFEIEQTFTDYKQMLEKTSPDAVYVLMPPQHLFPLVIHCLSQQHHVFIEKPPGVTLHQTKEMARAAEKNGCKTMVGFNRRFIPLLQRVKTIVEERGPIIQGMSTFHKNTPGALYYDGVIDVLTCDAIHAVDALRWIGGGEVKAVASDINSFYSERENSFNAIVKFTSGASGYLCTNWAVGARIHIFEMHAREISAYINPDAGGSAVLHTPEGITEITPEEAAGSDATHRVYGFYGESRHFVDAILQDQQPDTCFADAVKTMELVSAIYQNRIDA
- a CDS encoding DUF3800 domain-containing protein, yielding MLGGTNSHKKMPTWCIYIDESGVNEDNPEFIYVAICVPFNSQQEFLKSYPQIVNPLVPTSGREIKYGPLLNEFDRNYREETEEICRALLASFFKIEDAGIIRVKAIRKKMRRKGGDLRLALFRKTLELCADPLPSNHRAMILHDELDSRGQQGELLDAFNRLNKSPSFQNCVFVHSNENPFIQFADFVASICYRYYYFQRTEEYKRKEYKYKKLCQSLVNTLFNEIDKRYPPIVELSDHTVVKGKPRREQALQLAKEFDIDPATAYNIVDENITLTEVLRRKQALISTTHRQNQD
- a CDS encoding hydantoinase B/oxoprolinase family protein, producing MNTDPIKLELYKNMLTSVAEEMGVTLRRTAFSPNIKERLDFSCAVFDDTGKMVAQAAHIPVHLGSMPLSVLAAIAHTEMVPGDMIALNDPYRGGTHLPDITLVAPVFSSFLRSGSDEKEKQGKHRPVFFVANRAHHADVGGMRPGSMPIATSVIQEGIRIPPVKLVRGGTLDTDLWELILANVRTPEERRGDIEAQLAANRVGERRLQEMVAKYGTTEIAVYMKELRGYASRMVRARLREIPDGRYAYADVLDNDGITDEPIEIRVAIEIKGDTAVVDFTGTAPQARGSVNAIYAITLSAVFYVFRCIAGADVPANAGCLEPIQVIAPEGSVVNAKFPAAVAGGNVETSQRIVDVLLGALAQACPDQIPAASSGTMNNLTIGGYDASRGKEFTYYETIAGGMGARPNSDGIDAIHTHMTNTMNTPIEAIETNYPMQVVEYGIRRGTGGVGQFRGGDGVVRAVQMLTDAEVTILSERRTRGPYGLQDGEPGQPGRNVLISDGEAQPLAGKVSISTSNGDIIRIETPGGGGFFIVKKA
- a CDS encoding vitamin B12-dependent ribonucleotide reductase, with amino-acid sequence MTVDNPKGVEEATTSPKHSNEGDRMGLTFTPHFTTPGVHPYDVLEWERRDAVIYNEKGDVIFKQEQVEVPASWTQLATDIAASKYFRKAGVPGTEAEDSVRQLVTRVARTLRRAGEELGGYFATPEDAQTFEMELTHILVTQRGAFNSPVWFNCGLWHEYNIEGGGGNYYWDRDAKKVEVTTNAYEHPQNSACFIQSVDDSLDSMLELQRSEVRLFKYGSGTGSNFSQVRAKGELLSGGGESSGVLSFLEGFDRWAGSIKSGGTTRRAAKMVILDMDHPEIVDYIDWKLREEDKAKALIAAGYPADFNGEAYSTVSGQNSNNSVRIPDDFMSAYLQGDSWKTTYRTTQEVAEEYDARTLMEKIAYAAWACADPGVQFDSTIQKWHTCKNTDRINASNPCSEYLFLDDSACNLASINLAKFLGDDDSFDIDGFRAAVRVFITAMEIIVGFSAYPTSRIAQRSHEYRPLGLGYANLGALLMRLGIPYDSAQACAYAGSITAMLSGHGYRTSAEIAKSVGTFDGYPENRDSMLNVMQLHRDAAYSIDSAACPPKLLDAAQTDWDICLEKGEQWGYRNSQISVIAPTGTISFLMDCDTTGIEPEFALVKFKKLAGGGYMKIVNQSVRDALHNLGYTLQQTEAIITYLVGTGTFDGTPHINPETLKQRGFTQEDIARVAETLPSAFDLNLAFAPGFLGEECLRRLGITEEMAADPSFNLLSTLGFTEDEIVTAEEVVCGTGTVEGAPHLSPTHYPVFDCAVQCGKHGTRYINHMGPLKMMAAVQPFISGAISKTVNVPNDATVDDIKTLYVEAWRRGVKCLAVYRDGSKGSQPLSTRSQQDSESEGTDVTLSDAEQPAAHPVRRRLPDERRAIAHKFSIGGHEGYIHVGLYEDGSPGEVFLRMNKEGSVISGLMDSVAILTSVALQYGVPLESLVNKFSHVRFEPSGFTSNSEIPMAKSIMDYVFRWLGTKFLSGEPQESPEIPDFDEQMVPPEELHPFGHGSNGETDTWLEREKQIVLQHADAPPCPECGALMARSGVCYRCANCGATSGCS